One Verrucomicrobiia bacterium genomic window, AAATGTCATCAACAACGCCGTCGTGGATGCCACCGCGTATGACCGCGGCGGTGCGCACGCGCTGTTCATCGAGAACTTCGGCGATGCACCGTTTGCCAAGGGACAGGTCGGACCGGAAACCATCGCCACGATGGCAGTTGTGGCCCGGGCCATCCGCGAGCACACCAAGCTGCCGATCGGGTTCAATGTGCTGCGTAACGATGCCCGCGCCGCGCTCGCGCTTTGCGCCGCCACCGGCGGCAGCTTCATCCGTGTGAATGTCCATTCGGGCGCGATGATCACGGACCAGGGCATTATCGAGGGCGATGCGTATCATACGCTGCGCTACCGCCAGCAGATTTGTCCGCACGTGCAGATCCTGGCCGACGTGCACGTGAAGCACGCGGAACCGCTGGGGGAAGCAGGCATCGGGGACACGGCGCGTGAAACCATCGAGCGTGGCCTGGCCGACGCCGTGATTGTCTCCGGGATTGGCACCGGTTTTGCCACGGACTTCGGGGACGT contains:
- a CDS encoding BtpA/SgcQ family protein, with translation MKTIFDLHPKLFIGVVHLKPLPGSPRWHGTIENVINNAVVDATAYDRGGAHALFIENFGDAPFAKGQVGPETIATMAVVARAIREHTKLPIGFNVLRNDARAALALCAATGGSFIRVNVHSGAMITDQGIIEGDAYHTLRYRQQICPHVQILADVHVKHAEPLGEAGIGDTARETIERGLADAVIVSGIGTGFATDFGDVELTRRALPHGRILIGSGVNTHNCAEYLRHADGFIVGSSLKFNGRLSAHVDQKRVAALAKIVGR